The following proteins are encoded in a genomic region of Dyadobacter sp. UC 10:
- a CDS encoding TolC family protein: MIKLIKILACQLIFWWLLPPARAQDQILTIEEAYKLARQNYPMIKQRDLIAASREFSVENAKKGYLPQFSIQGQATYQSEVTEFRLPVSIPGVEFPKISKDQYKLYGEANQVVYDGGNVKTHVKAQEASALVEEQKLEVELYKLNERVNQLFFGVLIADAQLEQSDMLKRDIQLGINKVEAQITNGTALKSNANILKAELLKAQQRDIELKTSRKAYLDMLSMLLNQQLGEAVTLVKPGFLKPETGIDRPELTLYTVQNQSLAVQEQLISVKNRPRLNLFFQGGFGRPALNILNNSFDPYYITGARLSWSLSGLYTAKNERKLIGNNRQAIQLQRETFLFNTSLSARQQNAELERFEQLLATDDEIIALRERIKAASAAQLENGIINSSDYLREVNAEDQSRQAKILHEIQLLVSAYNLQTTLGKPIE, from the coding sequence ATGATTAAACTAATCAAAATCTTAGCATGTCAGCTGATTTTCTGGTGGTTATTACCTCCCGCCAGGGCGCAGGATCAGATTCTGACGATAGAGGAAGCTTACAAGCTGGCGCGGCAAAATTACCCGATGATCAAACAGCGCGACCTGATCGCGGCAAGCAGGGAATTTTCAGTCGAGAATGCCAAAAAGGGATATCTGCCGCAATTTAGCATTCAGGGACAGGCAACCTATCAGTCCGAGGTGACGGAGTTCAGGTTGCCGGTGTCGATCCCTGGCGTTGAATTTCCGAAGATCAGCAAGGATCAATATAAGCTCTATGGTGAGGCGAACCAGGTAGTTTACGATGGAGGTAACGTGAAAACGCACGTAAAAGCGCAGGAAGCCAGTGCTTTGGTCGAAGAGCAAAAACTGGAAGTGGAGCTGTATAAGCTGAACGAGCGGGTTAACCAGCTGTTTTTTGGGGTATTGATCGCGGATGCGCAATTGGAGCAAAGCGATATGCTGAAAAGGGATATTCAGCTGGGTATCAATAAGGTGGAAGCTCAGATCACGAATGGTACTGCATTGAAAAGCAATGCCAATATCCTGAAAGCGGAATTGTTAAAAGCGCAGCAACGCGATATCGAGCTGAAAACGAGCCGAAAAGCGTATCTGGATATGCTCAGTATGCTGCTCAACCAGCAGCTGGGCGAGGCGGTAACTTTGGTAAAACCTGGATTTTTAAAACCTGAAACTGGTATAGATCGCCCAGAGCTGACCTTATACACGGTTCAAAACCAGAGCCTTGCAGTTCAGGAGCAATTGATATCGGTTAAGAACAGGCCGAGGCTTAATCTGTTTTTTCAGGGAGGTTTTGGAAGGCCGGCGCTGAATATCCTGAACAACAGTTTTGATCCCTATTACATTACCGGAGCGCGGCTGAGCTGGTCGCTGTCAGGACTTTACACGGCGAAAAATGAGCGGAAACTGATCGGTAATAACAGGCAGGCTATTCAGTTACAACGCGAGACATTTTTGTTTAATACCAGTCTAAGTGCCCGCCAGCAAAATGCCGAACTGGAAAGATTTGAGCAACTACTGGCAACCGACGACGAGATTATCGCACTGCGCGAGCGTATCAAAGCTGCTTCGGCCGCGCAGCTGGAAAATGGGATTATCAATAGCAGCGACTATCTGCGCGAAGTGAATGCAGAAGATCAGTCGCGGCAGGCAAAGATCCTGCATGAAATCCAGCTGCTGGTGTCAGCGTACAACCTTCAAACCACATTAGGAAAACCGATCGAATAG
- a CDS encoding ABC transporter ATP-binding protein codes for MDAINLQHITKTYGKEKTLAVDDVSFAVKKGELFGLIGPDGAGKTSIFRVLTTLLLPDQGTATVDGFDVVRNFREIRNTVGYMPGKFSLYQDLTVEENLNFFATVFGTTIHENYHLIEDIYVQIEPFKNRRAGKLSGGMKQKLALCCALIHKPTTLFLDEPTTGVDPVSRKEFWEMLRRLKAQDITIIVSTPYMDEAALCDRIALIQSGKILSIDQPMNITGSYPDPLWAVKSEQMYPLLKALETYPERINSYAFGEYAHISTQTESENGLRDYLGGLGMKNIEIMKIDATIEDSFIRLLN; via the coding sequence ATGGACGCGATCAACCTGCAACATATTACCAAAACATACGGAAAGGAAAAGACGCTGGCTGTCGACGATGTTTCGTTTGCGGTTAAAAAAGGCGAGCTGTTTGGATTAATAGGACCTGACGGAGCAGGGAAAACGAGCATTTTCAGAGTATTGACTACGCTTTTGCTTCCGGACCAGGGAACTGCGACAGTGGACGGGTTTGATGTGGTACGTAATTTCAGGGAGATCAGGAATACGGTCGGTTATATGCCGGGCAAATTTTCACTTTACCAGGATCTGACGGTAGAAGAGAATTTAAACTTTTTCGCCACGGTTTTCGGGACTACTATTCATGAAAATTACCATTTGATCGAGGATATCTATGTTCAGATCGAGCCTTTTAAGAATAGGAGAGCAGGGAAATTGTCGGGTGGAATGAAGCAAAAGCTGGCATTATGCTGTGCGCTGATCCACAAACCGACGACCTTGTTTTTGGATGAGCCCACGACGGGCGTCGACCCGGTTTCGCGGAAGGAATTCTGGGAAATGCTGCGGCGGCTGAAAGCGCAGGATATTACGATCATCGTTTCCACGCCTTACATGGATGAAGCCGCACTTTGCGACCGTATTGCACTGATACAGAGCGGAAAGATCTTGTCGATCGATCAACCAATGAACATTACAGGCAGCTACCCCGACCCGCTCTGGGCCGTGAAATCTGAACAAATGTACCCGCTGCTGAAAGCACTGGAAACATATCCGGAGCGGATCAATAGCTACGCATTCGGCGAATACGCGCATATTTCAACCCAAACGGAAAGTGAAAATGGCCTGCGGGATTATCTCGGAGGGCTCGGTATGAAAAACATTGAGATCATGAAGATCGACGCAACCATTGAGGATTCATTTATCAGGTTATTGAATTAA
- a CDS encoding ABC transporter ATP-binding protein — MAQDEKVIVCDKLTKRFGDFVATNEITFEVNKGEIFGFLGANGAGKTTAMRMLCGLSAPTSGSATIAGFDVYTQTENIKRNIGYMSQKFSLYENLTVLENIEFFGGIYGLSDRDIESKSQEMVGRLGLETETKKLVAALPLGWKQKLSFSVAVLHEPKIVFLDEPTGGVDPVTRRQFWDLIYEAADRGITVFVTTHYMDEAEYCNRISIMVDGKIEVLDTPANLRSRFGASSMDEVFYQLARGAKRGE, encoded by the coding sequence ATGGCACAGGATGAGAAAGTGATCGTTTGTGACAAGCTGACAAAGCGTTTCGGCGATTTCGTGGCGACGAATGAAATTACATTTGAGGTAAATAAAGGGGAGATATTCGGCTTTCTGGGCGCGAACGGAGCGGGCAAAACAACCGCAATGCGCATGCTGTGCGGACTTTCGGCGCCTACTTCCGGATCAGCGACGATTGCAGGCTTTGATGTGTATACCCAAACCGAAAATATCAAGCGGAATATCGGTTATATGAGCCAGAAATTTTCGCTCTACGAAAACCTGACCGTACTTGAAAACATCGAATTCTTCGGCGGTATTTACGGGCTTTCTGACCGGGATATTGAAAGCAAATCGCAGGAAATGGTGGGCCGGCTAGGCTTAGAAACGGAGACTAAAAAGCTGGTGGCTGCATTGCCGCTTGGCTGGAAACAAAAGCTTTCGTTTTCGGTCGCTGTTTTGCACGAGCCCAAAATCGTTTTTCTCGACGAGCCGACCGGCGGGGTAGATCCGGTGACGCGGCGGCAGTTCTGGGACCTGATCTACGAGGCTGCCGATCGTGGCATTACCGTTTTTGTGACCACGCATTATATGGATGAAGCTGAATACTGTAATCGCATTTCGATTATGGTCGACGGAAAAATAGAGGTGCTCGATACGCCCGCTAACCTGAGAAGCCGCTTTGGCGCGAGCTCCATGGACGAGGTATTTTATCAACTGGCGCGGGGCGCAAAAAGGGGAGAATAA
- a CDS encoding HlyD family secretion protein: MKTIVYLSLIVTLLASCGPEKNVYDASGTFEAVETIVSAEATGRILKLDLKEGQQLKAGQVVGYVDSLQLHLKKKQLEAQIRATGSRVPDIAAQTNVYKQQIAVSEVRLDNLLHEKQRVQNLLKADAATPKQLDDITAQVEELQKQLEVIRRQDAAQASVLKTQTSGLRADAKPLYVQIEQINDQLAKAKIINETTGTVLSKYAEVNEMAVAGKPLYKVADLSTLVLRAYVTGDQLTGIKLNQQVKVLIDSAEGKYRQVPGMIEWISDKAEFTPKTIQTKDERANLVYAVKIRVKNDGLLKIGMYGEVIL; the protein is encoded by the coding sequence ATGAAAACCATAGTATATCTCTCATTAATAGTGACTTTGCTCGCTTCGTGCGGCCCGGAGAAGAATGTCTACGATGCATCGGGGACTTTTGAAGCAGTGGAAACGATCGTGTCGGCAGAGGCGACCGGCCGCATTTTGAAGCTTGACCTGAAAGAAGGGCAGCAGCTGAAAGCGGGCCAGGTAGTAGGGTATGTGGACAGTTTGCAACTGCATTTGAAAAAAAAGCAGCTTGAAGCGCAAATCAGGGCGACTGGTAGCCGGGTTCCGGATATTGCGGCGCAAACCAACGTATATAAACAACAGATAGCGGTTTCGGAAGTCCGGCTGGACAATTTACTCCATGAAAAACAACGGGTACAGAACCTGCTGAAAGCCGACGCCGCGACGCCCAAACAGCTTGACGATATCACCGCGCAGGTGGAGGAGCTGCAAAAGCAACTGGAAGTGATCCGCAGGCAGGACGCGGCGCAGGCTTCGGTACTAAAAACGCAGACTTCCGGGCTCCGGGCGGATGCAAAGCCGCTTTACGTGCAGATTGAGCAGATCAACGACCAGCTGGCCAAGGCGAAGATCATCAATGAAACTACGGGGACTGTTTTGTCCAAATATGCGGAAGTAAACGAAATGGCGGTCGCAGGTAAGCCGCTGTATAAGGTTGCCGACCTGTCGACCTTGGTACTTCGCGCTTATGTTACCGGCGATCAGTTGACGGGAATTAAGCTCAATCAGCAGGTTAAAGTGTTGATTGACAGCGCCGAGGGGAAATACCGGCAGGTGCCGGGCATGATCGAGTGGATTAGTGATAAAGCGGAATTTACGCCCAAAACAATCCAGACAAAAGATGAGCGCGCCAACCTGGTTTACGCGGTGAAAATCAGGGTAAAAAATGACGGTTTGTTGAAAATCGGCATGTACGGGGAGGTAATTCTGTAA